A section of the Pimelobacter simplex genome encodes:
- a CDS encoding class II aldolase/adducin family protein, giving the protein MTDALRADVAAAARRLAEAGLLVGTAGNVSARTADLVAITATGVALGSCTPSEVTVVSLTGAVVEGTLAPTSELALHLGVYADGPAAAVVHTHAPFATAVACVLDALPVLHYQQLALGGEIRVAPYATFGTDELAGHVRAGLEGRSATLLANHGSVTVGASLDAAVENALLLEWLCQLHHRASALGAPRVLTEQQQLDVIQAALARGYGTPQEI; this is encoded by the coding sequence GTGACCGACGCCCTCCGGGCGGACGTCGCCGCGGCGGCGCGACGCCTGGCCGAGGCCGGCCTGCTCGTCGGCACCGCCGGCAACGTCAGCGCCCGTACGGCTGACCTGGTCGCCATCACCGCGACCGGGGTGGCGCTCGGCTCGTGCACGCCGTCCGAGGTCACCGTCGTGTCGCTGACCGGCGCGGTCGTCGAGGGGACGCTGGCCCCGACCAGCGAGCTCGCCCTCCACCTCGGCGTGTACGCCGACGGGCCCGCCGCCGCGGTCGTCCACACCCACGCCCCCTTCGCGACGGCCGTGGCCTGCGTGCTCGACGCGCTGCCGGTGCTGCACTACCAGCAGCTCGCGCTGGGCGGCGAGATCCGCGTGGCGCCGTACGCGACCTTCGGGACGGACGAGCTCGCCGGACACGTCCGGGCGGGCTTGGAGGGACGCTCCGCCACCCTGCTGGCCAACCACGGCTCGGTCACCGTCGGCGCCTCGCTCGACGCCGCCGTCGAGAACGCGCTGCTCCTCGAGTGGCTGTGCCAGCTCCACCACCGCGCCAGCGCGCTCGGCGCCCCGCGCGTGCTCACCGAGCAGCAGCAGCTCGACGTCATCCAGGCCGCGCTCGCACGCGGCTACGGCACGCCCCAGGAGATCTGA
- a CDS encoding TetR/AcrR family transcriptional regulator, giving the protein MSSATVDGPTNEPPRGAAGPTRRRLPTQARSRERVERILDAAAQLVVAEGVEGLTTRSIAEAAGLPVASLYQYFADKESVLLALCERDMAEMDDQVATDLARLAESGELTLGAMIDTAMRAFVTVYHRRPAFMQIWMRGRTNAAIYDYGRHHNKRIAENLLAFGVDTGLIATTRFAPEQLVAVAELAVEVGDRAFQLAFEGDPRGDSFLVDQAIELVTGYLDRIASEQ; this is encoded by the coding sequence ATGTCCTCCGCCACCGTCGACGGCCCAACGAACGAGCCGCCGCGCGGTGCCGCCGGTCCGACCCGGCGCCGGCTCCCCACCCAGGCGCGGTCCCGCGAACGCGTCGAGCGGATCCTCGACGCCGCCGCCCAGCTCGTCGTCGCCGAGGGGGTCGAGGGACTCACCACGCGCTCCATCGCCGAGGCCGCCGGGCTGCCCGTGGCCTCGCTGTACCAGTACTTCGCCGACAAGGAGTCGGTCCTCCTCGCCCTCTGCGAGCGGGACATGGCCGAGATGGACGACCAGGTCGCCACCGACCTCGCCCGGCTCGCCGAGAGCGGCGAGCTCACGCTGGGCGCGATGATCGACACCGCGATGCGCGCGTTCGTCACCGTCTACCACCGGCGTCCGGCGTTCATGCAGATCTGGATGCGCGGGCGGACCAACGCCGCCATCTACGACTACGGCCGCCACCACAACAAGCGGATCGCCGAGAACCTCCTCGCCTTCGGCGTCGACACCGGCCTCATCGCGACCACCCGGTTCGCCCCCGAGCAGCTCGTCGCCGTCGCCGAGCTCGCCGTCGAGGTGGGCGACCGCGCCTTCCAGCTCGCCTTCGAGGGCGACCCCCGCGGCGACTCCTTCCTCGTCGACCAGGCCATCGAGCTCGTCACCGGCTACCTCGACCGGATCGCGAGCGAGCAGTGA
- a CDS encoding flavin monoamine oxidase family protein, whose protein sequence is MSTLSSSPLGRRGVLAGGAAAIGLLATDALEQEVTAATLQGRLPRKVDVVVVGAGIAGLVAARQVARSGKSVLVVEARKRVGGRVLNHELRSGGTIEAGGAFVGPTQDHIKRLARQLGVATFDEYVTGKNVYISTLLGRQEFTGTIPPDPTILLDAALALKRLNAFAAQVPVDAPWAHPRAAEWDRTTLGDWLRRNTINSRGVEHLIRAWTQPGFGSDPDELSLLFVLHYIACSGNEATIGTFERNSDTVDGAQESRFVGGSQRVPLLLAKKLGKRVALGAAVTRIEHVGHGVRVHTRRGRVQARRVIVAAPPKQVLGIDFAPGLPAGRRALLQHLQMGKLMKCDAVYDKPFWREDGLTGFGIADSGAVRAAFDNGVKDTGHGILLAFVGGSTWRQYGTRSVAERRTAVLEGFARMFGDKALRPIEYTEHDWTKERWTGGGPTAIYAPGVMTQHGRHIRTPFRRIHWAGTETSTYWNGYMDGAVRSGERAAIEVLDKL, encoded by the coding sequence GTGAGCACGCTGAGCTCGAGTCCGCTGGGTCGTCGTGGAGTCCTGGCCGGAGGTGCGGCCGCGATCGGCCTGCTCGCCACGGACGCCCTCGAGCAGGAGGTCACCGCGGCCACGCTCCAGGGCCGGCTGCCCCGCAAGGTGGACGTCGTCGTGGTCGGCGCCGGCATCGCCGGGCTGGTCGCGGCGCGCCAGGTCGCCCGCTCCGGCAAGTCGGTGCTCGTCGTCGAGGCGCGCAAGCGGGTCGGCGGCCGGGTGCTCAACCACGAGCTCCGCAGCGGCGGCACGATCGAGGCCGGCGGCGCCTTCGTCGGCCCGACCCAGGACCACATCAAGCGCCTGGCCCGCCAGCTCGGCGTCGCGACCTTCGACGAGTACGTCACCGGCAAGAACGTCTACATCTCCACGCTTCTCGGCCGCCAGGAGTTCACCGGCACCATCCCGCCGGACCCGACGATCCTGCTCGATGCCGCCCTCGCCCTCAAGCGGCTCAACGCCTTCGCCGCCCAGGTCCCCGTCGACGCGCCGTGGGCCCACCCGCGCGCCGCCGAGTGGGACCGTACGACGCTCGGCGACTGGCTGCGCCGCAACACGATCAACAGCCGCGGGGTCGAGCACCTCATCCGCGCCTGGACCCAGCCCGGCTTCGGCTCCGACCCCGACGAGCTCTCGCTGCTCTTCGTCCTGCACTACATCGCGTGCTCGGGCAACGAGGCCACGATCGGCACGTTCGAGCGCAACTCCGACACCGTCGACGGCGCCCAGGAGAGCCGCTTCGTCGGCGGCTCCCAGCGGGTGCCGCTGCTGCTGGCCAAGAAGCTCGGCAAGCGCGTCGCGCTCGGCGCGGCCGTGACCCGGATCGAGCACGTCGGGCACGGCGTGCGCGTGCACACCCGTCGCGGGCGGGTGCAGGCCCGCCGGGTGATCGTCGCCGCGCCGCCCAAGCAGGTCCTCGGCATCGACTTCGCCCCCGGCCTGCCGGCCGGTCGCCGCGCGCTCCTCCAGCACCTCCAGATGGGCAAGCTGATGAAGTGCGACGCCGTCTACGACAAGCCGTTCTGGCGCGAGGACGGCCTGACCGGCTTCGGCATCGCCGACTCCGGCGCGGTCCGCGCGGCCTTCGACAACGGCGTCAAGGACACCGGCCACGGCATCCTGCTCGCCTTCGTCGGTGGCTCGACCTGGCGCCAGTACGGCACCCGCTCGGTCGCCGAGCGCCGGACCGCCGTCCTCGAGGGCTTCGCCCGGATGTTCGGCGACAAGGCGCTGCGCCCGATCGAGTACACCGAGCACGACTGGACCAAGGAGCGCTGGACCGGCGGTGGGCCGACCGCGATCTACGCCCCCGGCGTGATGACCCAGCACGGCCGGCACATCCGGACGCCGTTCCGCCGGATCCACTGGGCCGGGACCGAGACCTCGACCTACTGGAACGGCTATATGGACGGCGCCGTCCGCTCCGGCGAGCGCGCCGCGATCGAGGTGCTGGACAAGCTGTGA